A genome region from Mesorhizobium sp. B2-1-8 includes the following:
- a CDS encoding DUF1801 domain-containing protein, with translation MTTTETQDSKSPSELIDGRIRELGDWRGEMLGRLRALIHQADPDVVETWKWRGVPVWEDAGMICTGETYKAVVKLTFAKGAALPDPARLFNSSLEGNTRRAIDFQKGEEVNEEAFKALVHAAVALNKSKARR, from the coding sequence ATGACGACCACGGAAACGCAGGACAGCAAATCTCCCTCCGAGCTGATCGACGGCAGGATCAGGGAATTGGGCGACTGGCGCGGCGAGATGTTGGGCCGGCTGCGCGCGCTGATCCATCAAGCCGATCCCGATGTGGTCGAGACGTGGAAATGGCGCGGCGTGCCGGTGTGGGAGGACGCCGGCATGATCTGCACCGGCGAGACCTACAAGGCCGTCGTCAAGCTGACCTTCGCCAAGGGGGCCGCGCTGCCCGATCCGGCAAGGCTGTTCAACTCCAGCCTCGAAGGCAACACGCGCCGCGCTATCGATTTCCAGAAAGGCGAAGAAGTCAATGAGGAAGCCTTCAAGGCGCTGGTACACGCCGCCGTGGCGCTGAACAAGTCGAAGGCGCGAAGGTAA